A part of Neoarius graeffei isolate fNeoGra1 chromosome 22, fNeoGra1.pri, whole genome shotgun sequence genomic DNA contains:
- the LOC132870563 gene encoding WW domain-binding protein 11 translates to MGRRSTSSTKSGKFMNPTDQARKEARKRELKKNKKQRMMVRAAVLKMKDPRQIIRDMEKLDEMEFNPVQQPLLNDKVLRDKRKKLRETFERIVRLYERENPETYKELRKLEHEYETKRGQLSLYFDSVKNAESVEVDSIPLPEMPHAPSSVLIQDIPLPGAQPPSILKKTSSFGKGTAASSAAIAGVPRLPPGRKPPGPPPGPPPPQILQLYKPDAGGEADVDMADRDSDSGSDGGEDESESDDQSDREGDDLLERRGTGSRQDDRDEERERGRTVRFADVPQQAKKRKKRVVKKTKAITPLQAMMLRMAGQSIPEEEEEVEEEEYTDSDQSDSEALEPPGDSQSAPSVNRLPPPSAPMVAPPPQQQPPPHLQPPPITGPPPLGPPPAPPMRPPGPPSGPPPGPPPGAPPFLRPPALPGALRAPMPRMLPPGPPPGRPPGPPPGPPPGLPPGPPPRGPPPRLPPPAPPGIPPPPPRAGPPRMAPPLSMFPPPLNPNVLSAPPSIVPRQKTPTSSATSSSSDPSILAPPSLSLSIRPSSLQMPPPPGTVPTPVNPPTHTIEKRANITSVPGTAGQSGAATISAKPQIINPKAEVTRFVPTALRVRRDRMGPHGATPTERGGRREEERVGHGHKAMPSTNPAQPSSSSAPPSMKTKDQVYEAFMREMEGLL, encoded by the exons ATGGGGCGCCGATCCACTTCATCCACCAAGAGTGGAAAATTCATGAACCCTACCGATCAGGCCC gtaaggAGGCCAGGAAGAGGGAGCTCAAGAAG aACAAGAAGCAGAGGATGATGGTGAGAGCTGCTGTCCTGAAGATGAAAGACCCAAGACAGATCATCAGAGACATGGAGAAACTGGATGAGATGG agtTTAACCCAGTACAGCAGCCCTTGTTGAACGATAAAGTGCTGCGTGATAAGAGGAAGAAGTTGCGTGAGACCTTTGAGCGAATCGTGCGtctgtatgagagagagaatcCCGAGACGTATAAAGAGCTGCGTAAACTGGAGCACGAGTACGAGACCAAGCGAGGACAGCTGTCCCTGTACTTCGACTCTGTTAAG AATGCCGAGTCTGTGGAGGTGGACAGTATTCCTCTTCCTGAAATGCCTCACGCACCTTCCAGTGTCCTCATTCAGGACATCCCGCTGCCGGGAGCTCAGCCGCCGTCGATCCTCAAAAAGACCTCCAGCTTTGG tAAAGGGACGGCGGCGTCATCGGCAGCGATTGCCGGGGTTCCTCGGTTACCACCCGGACGTAAACCCCCTGGACCCCCACCCGGACCTCCACCACCCCAGATACTTCAGCTCTATAAACCAG atGCAGGAGGTGAGGCCGACGTGGACATGGCTGACCGAGACAGTGATAGCGGCTCAGACGGAGGAGAGGACGAGAGTGAATCAGACGACCAGAGTGACCGAGAGGGGGATGATCTCCTGGAGAGGAGGGGCACGGGAAGCCGACAGGATGACCGGGACGAGGAGAGAGAACGAG GTCGCACTGTGCGTTTCGCCGATGTTCCACAGCAGGCCAAGAAGCGGAAGAAGAGGGTGGTGAAGAAAACGAAGGCTATTACACCTCTACAGGCCATGATGCTGAGGATGgcag GTCAGTCAATtccagaggaagaggaggaagttGAAGAGGAGGAGTACACTGACTCCGATCAGTCCGACAGTGAGGCCTTAGAACCCCCTGGCGACAGCCAATCAGCTCCCTCGGTGAACAGACTCCCCCCACCATCGGCACCGATGGTAGCTCCGCCTCCACAGCAGCAGCCACCACCCCACCTGCAGCCACCGCCAATCACAGGCCCTCCTCCTTTAGGACCGCCTCCTGCTCCTCCAATGAGGCCTCCGGGCCCACCCTCAGGTCCGCCTCCAGGCCCTCCACCAG GTGCCCCTCCGTTCCTCAGACCCCCTGCTCTACCTGGTGCCCTGAGGGCGCCGATGCCTCGTATGTTGCCTCCCGGTCCCCCTCCTGGGCGTCCTCCAGGCCCACCCCCTGGCCCCCCACCAGGCCTTCCTCCAGGTCCACCTCCAAGAGGACCGCCTCCCAGGCTACCTCCCCCTGCGCCACCAG GAattcctccccctcctcctcgtGCTGGTCCTCCTCGTATGGCTCCGCCCCTCTCCATGTTCCCACCCCCTCTGAACCCCAATGTCCTGAGTGCCCCTCCCAGCATCGTTCCTCGTCAGAAGACCCCAACTTCCTCTGCCACGTCTTCCTCCAGCGATCCCTCCATCTTAGCTccgccctccctctctctgtccatccGCCCATCGTCTCTGCAGATGCCTCCTCCTCCAGGCACTGTCCCAACCCCTGTCAACCCCCCCACCCACACCATAGAGAAGCGTGCCAACATCACGAGTGTCCCCGGCACCGCAGGCCAATCAGGCGCTGCCACCATCTCTGCCAAACCTCAGATCATCAACCCCAAGGCAGAAGTGACGCGGTTTGTTCCCACGGCGTTACGCGTGCGTCGAGACCGAATGGGCCCGCACGGGGCCACGCCCACTGAGAGAGGAGGGAGGAGGGAAGAGGAGAGAGTGGGACACGGCCATAAAGCCATGCCCTCCACAAACCCTGCCCAGCCCAGCTCGAGCTCCGCCCCTCCCAGCATGAAGACGAAGGACCAGGTGTACGAGGCCTTCATGAGAGAGATGGAGGGGTTATTGTGA